One genomic window of Desulfobulbaceae bacterium DB1 includes the following:
- a CDS encoding peptide-binding protein, whose translation MKKTKKTIFRHLATCLGISLFSFFLAAPVSAAEYVSVNKDGANIRSGPGTNEEVYWEVFKDFPLKVLQRKDKWAKIEDFEGDSGWIFDSLLSDKKTVIIKVKKANIRVGPGENYEVVASALYGVVFAPTKTEGEWLQVSHTDGTTGWIHKSLVWP comes from the coding sequence ATGAAAAAAACAAAAAAGACAATATTCAGGCACCTTGCCACATGCCTCGGGATATCCTTGTTTTCCTTTTTCCTTGCAGCACCGGTATCCGCCGCTGAATATGTCAGCGTAAACAAGGACGGTGCCAATATCCGTTCCGGTCCCGGCACCAACGAAGAGGTGTACTGGGAAGTTTTCAAGGATTTTCCACTCAAAGTCTTGCAGCGCAAGGACAAATGGGCAAAAATCGAAGATTTTGAAGGCGATAGCGGCTGGATTTTCGATTCACTCTTGAGCGACAAAAAAACCGTTATCATCAAGGTAAAAAAAGCCAACATCCGGGTAGGCCCCGGCGAAAACTATGAAGTCGTCGCCTCGGCCCTCTACGGCGTCGTCTTTGCCCCCACCAAAACCGAAGGCGAATGGCTGCAGGTCAGTCATACCGACGGCACCACGGGCTGGATCCACAAATCACTGGTCTGGCCGTAA